One [Clostridium] saccharolyticum WM1 DNA segment encodes these proteins:
- a CDS encoding fumarate hydratase: MIRMVRIEEITKNVKEMCIEANHKLSGDMERVFFHAVDAETSPLGRQVLCQLKDNLKIAAEDMIPICQDTGMAVIFIKIGQDVHIEGGNLTDAINQGVREGYVEGYLRKSVVEPVERVNTKDNTPAVIHYEVVSGDKIDITVAPKGFGSENMSRIFMLKPADGLEGIKDSILSAVKEAGPNACPPMVVGVGIGGTFEKCAQLAKQALTRDIEKRSLIPYVKELESEMLDKINQLGIGPGGLGGRITALAVNIETYPTHIAGLPVAVNICCHVNRHAHRVI, encoded by the coding sequence ATGATCAGAATGGTTAGAATTGAAGAAATAACGAAGAACGTAAAAGAAATGTGCATAGAAGCCAATCATAAGCTGTCAGGTGATATGGAAAGAGTATTCTTTCATGCGGTGGATGCAGAAACCTCTCCTCTTGGCAGACAGGTGCTTTGCCAACTGAAGGATAACTTAAAAATTGCGGCTGAGGATATGATCCCTATCTGCCAGGATACTGGAATGGCAGTGATTTTTATAAAAATTGGACAGGATGTACATATAGAAGGCGGAAATCTTACGGATGCAATCAATCAGGGAGTAAGAGAAGGATATGTGGAAGGATATTTAAGAAAATCTGTAGTGGAGCCTGTGGAACGGGTGAATACAAAGGATAATACCCCTGCAGTCATTCATTATGAAGTAGTTAGCGGAGATAAGATTGATATTACAGTAGCTCCCAAGGGATTTGGGAGTGAAAACATGAGCCGTATTTTTATGCTAAAGCCAGCGGATGGATTGGAAGGGATTAAGGATTCCATATTATCTGCCGTGAAGGAAGCCGGTCCAAATGCATGTCCTCCAATGGTGGTTGGAGTAGGGATTGGCGGTACCTTTGAAAAATGTGCCCAGCTGGCAAAACAGGCGTTGACCAGGGACATTGAAAAACGGTCCCTGATACCATATGTAAAGGAACTGGAATCAGAGATGCTTGATAAGATCAATCAGCTTGGAATCGGACCGGGAGGTCTTGGCGGAAGGATTACTGCCCTGGCTGTGAACATTGAAACTTATCCCACCCACATAGCCGGACTGCCTGTGGCAGTGAATATCTGCTGTCATGTAAACAGACATGCACACAGGGTCATATAA
- a CDS encoding HPr family phosphocarrier protein — MRQFEFVIQDALGIHARSAGDMAAAAKKFTSLITIKKEDIEADLKNPLAIMRLAARQEERVIITAAGEDEYQAIEQLIELAERIGLSPSR, encoded by the coding sequence GTGAGGCAGTTTGAATTTGTGATTCAGGATGCATTGGGGATTCATGCCAGGTCAGCGGGAGATATGGCAGCAGCAGCCAAAAAGTTTACCTCTCTTATTACAATAAAGAAAGAAGATATAGAAGCTGATTTAAAAAATCCTCTTGCAATTATGAGGTTAGCAGCCAGACAGGAAGAACGGGTAATAATAACTGCCGCAGGGGAAGATGAATACCAGGCCATTGAGCAGTTGATAGAGCTGGCAGAAAGAATCGGATTATCTCCAAGCCGCTGA
- a CDS encoding Fe-S-containing hydro-lyase yields MDHHIKVPISREDAKNLKAGDYVYLTGTIYTARDAAHKRMKETLDQKEALPFDIEGNMIYYMGPSPAREGRPIGSAGPTTASRMDQYTPLLLDMGMRGMIGKGKRSKEVIESIIKNQSVYFAAVGGAGALLSKCILASEIIAYEDLGTEAIRRLEIKDFPAVVVIDSKGNNLYETAIERYRED; encoded by the coding sequence ATGGATCATCACATAAAAGTACCCATCAGCAGGGAAGATGCCAAAAATCTGAAGGCAGGAGACTATGTTTACCTGACAGGAACTATTTATACTGCCCGGGATGCCGCTCATAAAAGAATGAAGGAAACTTTGGACCAAAAGGAAGCTCTCCCCTTTGATATAGAAGGAAATATGATCTATTATATGGGGCCATCCCCAGCCAGGGAAGGACGTCCCATCGGTTCGGCAGGGCCAACTACGGCCAGCCGTATGGATCAGTACACACCACTTCTTCTTGATATGGGAATGAGGGGAATGATCGGAAAAGGAAAAAGGAGCAAAGAGGTCATTGAATCCATCATAAAAAACCAGTCTGTTTACTTTGCAGCGGTGGGGGGAGCCGGAGCCCTTCTTTCCAAATGCATCCTTGCCTCTGAAATAATCGCTTATGAAGATTTGGGAACAGAGGCCATAAGACGTCTGGAAATAAAAGATTTTCCGGCGGTAGTTGTCATAGACAGCAAAGGAAACAATTTATATGAAACAGCCATAGAAAGATACAGGGAGGATTAA
- a CDS encoding RrF2 family transcriptional regulator — MTSEFAVAVHGIVYLNQRKVTISSEELASNVCTNPARVRKVMAKLKKAGIITTKEGLEGGYHFAKDSSEVNLKSICDALDVTFVSSSWKSGNVDTPCMIASGMSGVMDEIYGDLNELCRRRMEEITIKDIQDKLIKNRPGSME; from the coding sequence ATGACAAGTGAGTTTGCAGTAGCGGTTCATGGAATAGTTTATTTAAATCAAAGGAAGGTCACCATTTCCAGCGAAGAACTGGCTTCCAATGTATGCACCAATCCTGCCCGTGTGAGAAAGGTCATGGCAAAATTAAAAAAAGCCGGAATTATCACAACAAAGGAAGGGCTGGAGGGCGGCTATCATTTTGCAAAAGATTCCTCTGAAGTTAATTTAAAAAGCATATGTGATGCTTTGGATGTTACCTTTGTATCTTCTTCCTGGAAATCCGGAAATGTAGATACCCCCTGTATGATTGCTTCAGGAATGTCAGGGGTTATGGATGAAATATACGGGGATCTGAATGAGTTGTGCAGAAGAAGAATGGAAGAAATCACCATAAAAGATATTCAGGATAAATTAATCAAAAATCGTCCCGGTTCTATGGAATAA
- a CDS encoding PTS lactose/cellobiose transporter subunit IIA — MDEKTLESAMSIIMNAGDARLLCKEALTAIADQDFTLANEKMKEAQKKITEAHRIQTDAIQGETRGEKTEYSLIFAHAQDTLMTIYSEINIAKQMIKIFENWENRMKRLEDQIENHDIRKGRRTL; from the coding sequence ATGGATGAAAAAACACTAGAGTCTGCAATGAGTATTATTATGAATGCAGGTGATGCACGTTTGCTGTGCAAAGAAGCCTTGACAGCCATTGCGGATCAGGATTTTACTTTAGCAAATGAAAAAATGAAGGAAGCGCAGAAAAAGATTACAGAAGCTCACCGGATCCAGACAGATGCCATCCAGGGAGAAACCAGAGGTGAAAAAACAGAGTATTCCCTGATTTTTGCTCATGCCCAGGATACGCTGATGACCATATACAGTGAAATCAACATTGCTAAGCAAATGATTAAAATTTTTGAAAACTGGGAAAACCGTATGAAGCGCCTGGAAGATCAGATAGAGAATCATGACATCAGGAAGGGAAGGAGAACGTTATGA
- a CDS encoding lysophospholipid acyltransferase family protein, with the protein MNRIFYMVIRNFFRVPIWFYRIWRMGLPNDTHTDGQRYDYLRNVVKTVNRTGRIKVEVQGVDNLPSENGFILFPNHQGLFDVLALMDACPNPFGVVVKKEAAKLILVKQVIKALNGFSIDRQDIKASMEIIVRMAENVKLGKNYVIFPEGTRSREGNKLLAFKGGTFKSAVNAKCPIVPVALIDCFKPFDENSSKKQTVQVCFLKPIYAEEYKNMKTLQIAELVHDNIQEKINQIIG; encoded by the coding sequence ATGAATCGTATCTTTTATATGGTAATCAGAAACTTTTTTCGAGTCCCTATATGGTTTTACCGAATATGGCGAATGGGACTTCCAAATGATACCCACACCGATGGCCAGCGTTATGATTATCTCCGTAACGTTGTGAAAACAGTAAACAGAACAGGACGCATTAAGGTAGAAGTCCAGGGAGTTGATAATCTGCCTTCTGAAAATGGATTTATCCTGTTCCCCAATCATCAGGGATTGTTTGATGTACTGGCTCTTATGGATGCCTGTCCCAATCCTTTTGGGGTGGTAGTAAAAAAAGAAGCTGCAAAACTCATTTTAGTGAAACAGGTAATCAAAGCTTTGAATGGCTTCTCCATTGATCGCCAGGACATTAAGGCCTCCATGGAAATTATAGTCAGAATGGCAGAAAATGTAAAACTGGGTAAGAATTATGTAATCTTCCCAGAGGGGACCCGCAGCCGTGAAGGAAATAAACTGTTGGCTTTTAAGGGAGGAACCTTTAAAAGCGCAGTAAATGCCAAATGTCCTATTGTGCCGGTGGCTTTGATTGACTGTTTTAAGCCATTTGATGAGAACTCTTCTAAAAAACAAACCGTCCAGGTCTGCTTCTTAAAACCGATTTATGCAGAGGAATATAAGAACATGAAAACTCTCCAGATTGCCGAGCTGGTACATGACAATATACAGGAAAAAATAAATCAAATAATAGGTTGA
- a CDS encoding glycoside hydrolase family 1 protein yields MKKVPKGFPSDFMWGGAVAANQLEGAFDLDGKGLCLADINEFQKDLPIEKRSNGEITRAYIEEALKGNDKNFPKRRGIDFYHTYPEDLKLLADLGLKTFRTSINWARIFPNGDDKQPNEKGLEFYDKLFDEIIKNGMEPMITISHYEMPLHLTTAYKGWYSREVIDYFVKYCKTVFDRYAGKIKYWIIVNQINLIGHESFNHLGVAEDTVEDLYSAKYQAVHHEMVACARATKYAHEKYPDMQIGMMLCGGPEYAATCKPEDVLAALKHNQMEYFYADVLLRGYYPGYAFRFFQDWNIKLTFEAGDEEDLKHTADFFSFSYYYTQICSKESYEMGNKAYRNKQLPANPWGWSIDPIGLRILLNEFYDRYQKPIYITENGVGYYDEVENGEIHDSYRIDYLRAHIEQMKEAIKDGVDLRGYYAWGPIDIVSCSSCEMSKRYGFIYVDYDDYGNGTGKRMKKDSYAWMKKVIASGGEDLV; encoded by the coding sequence ATGAAAAAAGTACCAAAGGGATTTCCGTCAGATTTCATGTGGGGAGGTGCCGTAGCGGCAAATCAGCTGGAGGGGGCTTTTGATCTGGATGGGAAAGGCCTCTGCCTGGCAGATATTAATGAGTTCCAAAAGGATCTGCCCATTGAAAAGCGTTCCAATGGTGAAATAACCAGAGCATATATCGAAGAGGCATTAAAAGGCAATGATAAGAATTTCCCCAAAAGGAGAGGCATTGATTTTTATCATACCTATCCTGAGGATTTAAAGCTGCTGGCTGATCTGGGACTTAAAACATTCAGAACATCCATTAACTGGGCAAGAATTTTTCCGAACGGAGATGATAAACAGCCAAATGAGAAGGGGCTGGAATTTTATGATAAACTATTTGATGAGATCATAAAAAACGGCATGGAGCCAATGATCACCATTTCACATTATGAAATGCCTCTTCATCTGACCACTGCATACAAAGGCTGGTATTCCAGGGAAGTCATTGATTATTTTGTAAAGTACTGCAAAACAGTATTTGACCGGTATGCGGGGAAAATAAAGTACTGGATCATTGTTAATCAGATAAATTTAATCGGCCATGAGTCGTTTAATCACCTTGGAGTTGCAGAGGATACGGTTGAAGATCTTTATTCTGCAAAATATCAGGCTGTCCATCATGAGATGGTAGCATGTGCCAGAGCCACAAAATATGCACATGAAAAATATCCTGATATGCAGATCGGCATGATGCTGTGCGGCGGACCGGAATATGCGGCCACTTGTAAGCCGGAAGATGTTTTGGCGGCATTAAAACACAATCAGATGGAGTATTTTTATGCAGATGTATTACTTAGAGGATATTACCCCGGATATGCATTCCGCTTTTTCCAGGACTGGAATATTAAGCTTACTTTTGAAGCTGGTGATGAAGAGGATTTGAAACATACGGCAGACTTTTTCTCATTTTCATATTATTATACTCAGATTTGTTCAAAGGAAAGCTATGAAATGGGGAATAAGGCATACAGAAATAAGCAGCTTCCTGCAAATCCATGGGGGTGGAGCATTGATCCCATTGGTTTAAGGATCTTATTAAATGAATTCTATGACAGATATCAAAAGCCTATTTATATTACGGAAAACGGAGTAGGATACTATGATGAAGTCGAAAATGGAGAAATCCACGATTCCTACAGGATAGATTATCTTCGTGCCCATATTGAGCAGATGAAGGAAGCCATTAAGGACGGGGTAGATTTAAGAGGTTATTATGCATGGGGGCCCATTGATATAGTTTCCTGCTCATCCTGTGAAATGAGCAAGCGTTACGGTTTTATTTATGTAGATTATGATGATTATGGCAATGGTACAGGGAAAAGAATGAAAAAGGACAGTTATGCATGGATGAAAAAAGTAATTGCATCGGGCGGTGAGGATCTGGTTTAA